Proteins from a genomic interval of Actinoalloteichus hymeniacidonis:
- a CDS encoding M20/M25/M40 family metallo-hydrolase, with translation MSTHADTSGLGVVEDDAVRLTSELIRIDTTNTGDPDTLVGERAAAEYVAEQLADVGYEPTYVESGDRPGRGNVFVRLPGADSSRGALLVHGHLDVVPADASEWSVHPFSGAVQDGYVWGRGAVDMKDMLGMSLAVARRLKRENITPPRDIIFAFLADEEAGGLQGSHWLQANRPELFEGATEAISEVGGFSVTFKDGVRSYLVETAEKGIAWLKLTVRARAGHGSMIHEDNAVTKLAAAVTRLGNHRFPLVMTDSVREFLDGVAELTGWDFPEDDLDGAIGKLGAISRIVGATLRDTANPTMLSAGYKANVIPSVAEATVDCRILPGRQEAFERELAEVLGPDVEREWIVGLPPVETTFDGALVDAMSASITAEDPGAQVLPYMLSGGTDAKAFSKLGIRCFGFAPLKLPADLDFSALFHGVDERVPVDALKFGTRVLNRFLLNS, from the coding sequence GTGAGCACCCATGCAGACACCAGCGGGCTCGGCGTCGTCGAGGATGACGCGGTCCGGCTGACCAGCGAACTGATCCGGATCGACACCACCAACACCGGTGACCCCGACACGTTGGTGGGGGAGCGTGCTGCGGCGGAGTATGTCGCCGAGCAGCTGGCCGATGTCGGGTACGAGCCGACCTATGTGGAGTCCGGGGATCGTCCGGGGCGCGGCAATGTGTTCGTGCGGCTGCCGGGGGCGGATTCGAGTCGGGGCGCGTTGTTGGTGCACGGGCATCTCGACGTCGTGCCCGCAGACGCCTCCGAATGGTCGGTGCACCCGTTCTCCGGTGCGGTGCAGGACGGGTATGTGTGGGGCCGGGGTGCCGTCGACATGAAGGACATGCTGGGCATGTCGCTCGCGGTGGCTCGCAGGCTCAAGCGGGAGAACATCACGCCGCCGCGCGACATCATCTTCGCGTTCCTCGCCGACGAGGAGGCCGGTGGTCTCCAGGGGTCGCACTGGCTGCAGGCCAACCGCCCGGAGCTGTTCGAGGGCGCTACCGAGGCGATCAGCGAGGTCGGCGGGTTCTCGGTCACCTTCAAGGACGGGGTGCGCAGCTACCTCGTCGAGACTGCGGAGAAGGGCATCGCCTGGCTCAAGCTGACCGTCCGGGCCCGGGCCGGTCACGGGTCGATGATCCACGAGGACAACGCGGTGACCAAGCTCGCCGCAGCGGTGACCCGGCTGGGCAATCACCGGTTCCCGCTGGTGATGACCGACTCGGTGCGGGAGTTCCTGGACGGGGTCGCCGAGCTCACCGGGTGGGACTTCCCCGAGGACGACCTCGATGGCGCGATCGGCAAGCTCGGCGCGATCTCACGGATCGTGGGGGCCACGCTGCGCGACACGGCGAACCCGACGATGCTCTCGGCCGGCTACAAGGCGAATGTGATCCCCTCGGTCGCGGAGGCGACGGTGGACTGCCGCATCCTGCCGGGCAGGCAGGAGGCCTTCGAGCGCGAGTTGGCGGAGGTCCTGGGCCCGGATGTCGAGCGGGAGTGGATCGTGGGCCTGCCGCCCGTGGAGACCACGTTCGACGGGGCGTTGGTGGACGCGATGAGCGCCTCGATCACAGCGGAGGATCCCGGTGCGCAGGTGCTGCCGTACATGCTCTCCGGCGGAACCGATGCGAAGGCCTTCTCGAAGCTGGGCATCCGGTGCTTCGGGTTCGCGCCGCTCAAGCTGCCCGCGGACCTGGACTTCTCCGCGTTGTTCCACGGGGTGGACGAGCGGGTGCCGGTCGACGCGTTGAAGTTCGGCACGCGGGTGCTGAACCGGTTCCTGCTGAACAGCTGA
- a CDS encoding DUF5703 family protein, with product MNDESVSDGDWEYQPLRLPPGVSRRAAATQLAIHAEFAGWELSRVLLYGDGTRKVWLRRKRSAVGIPGLHT from the coding sequence GTGAACGACGAATCCGTCAGCGACGGAGACTGGGAATATCAACCGCTTCGACTGCCGCCCGGCGTCTCGCGCCGAGCCGCAGCCACCCAACTCGCCATCCACGCCGAATTCGCGGGCTGGGAACTCTCCCGCGTTCTGCTCTACGGGGATGGCACCCGCAAGGTCTGGCTGCGCCGCAAACGCAGCGCCGTCGGCATCCCCGGCCTACACACCTGA
- a CDS encoding YncE family protein, with amino-acid sequence MAALTAGTTLMAGCSFGVAEEIVGDDPVPVSAAAGPADSPVRQDSPAGDIVEAGAPVTALLADPETATLVAAVADPPRLLLQDLDDLEATPHEIDLPGTAARLESAQAGTVQALIPDAGALVEVDLASGDTEEIALAEAAVSTTEGAEEATVIAHPDGSVGIIEADGEHREVPGFDGTTTVVTAGGIVYALDRVQSSLVEVDLDETRRGLALRAGEGATNAVVDRFDRIIVTETRSGELLVFSADPFLLRQRHPVPGGPYALAYDEQRDLAWVTLTETNELVGFDIAAGDPVEKHRFPSVQQPNSVAIDQDTGTVVVGSATGEGIQVVHP; translated from the coding sequence GTGGCAGCCCTCACCGCGGGAACAACCCTGATGGCAGGCTGTTCCTTCGGTGTGGCCGAAGAGATCGTCGGGGACGACCCGGTACCAGTCTCGGCGGCAGCGGGCCCGGCCGACTCCCCGGTGCGGCAGGACAGCCCGGCGGGCGACATCGTCGAAGCCGGTGCACCCGTCACCGCCCTGCTCGCCGACCCGGAGACGGCCACCCTGGTCGCCGCAGTCGCCGATCCACCCAGACTGTTGCTGCAGGACCTCGACGATCTCGAGGCCACACCCCACGAGATCGACCTTCCCGGGACAGCGGCTCGGCTGGAAAGCGCGCAGGCGGGCACCGTACAGGCGTTGATCCCTGATGCGGGCGCCCTAGTCGAGGTCGACCTTGCCAGCGGCGACACCGAGGAGATCGCCCTGGCGGAAGCCGCCGTGTCGACCACCGAGGGCGCCGAGGAGGCCACCGTGATCGCCCACCCGGATGGCTCCGTGGGCATCATCGAGGCCGACGGCGAGCACCGCGAGGTGCCGGGATTCGACGGAACCACCACGGTCGTCACGGCGGGGGGCATCGTCTACGCGCTCGACCGGGTCCAGAGCTCCCTCGTCGAGGTCGACCTGGACGAGACCCGGCGCGGCCTGGCGCTGCGCGCAGGGGAAGGCGCCACCAACGCCGTCGTCGACCGCTTCGATCGGATCATCGTCACCGAGACCCGCTCCGGTGAACTGCTGGTCTTCTCTGCGGATCCCTTCCTGCTCCGCCAGCGGCACCCCGTCCCCGGCGGCCCCTACGCCCTCGCCTACGACGAGCAGCGCGACCTGGCATGGGTCACCCTGACCGAGACCAACGAGCTGGTCGGCTTCGACATCGCCGCGGGCGATCCCGTCGAGAAGCACCGTTTCCCCAGCGTGCAGCAACCGAACTCCGTGGCCATCGACCAGGACACCGGCACGGTGGTCGTGGGCTCCGCAACCGGAGAAGGGATTCAGGTGGTGCATCCGTGA
- a CDS encoding carbonic anhydrase, which translates to MVNTSGGTNPVEEPARMSRRRLFGLGAAATAGLALASFAAASPVSGQTSPPGTTSPAGHPADATEAWRLLTEGNARFVQGQPSHPHQDESWRDSLVEGQNPFATVLGCADSRVPPEVLFDQGFGDLFTIRSAGEVLDDAVVGSIEYGVEHVGTPLVVILGHAQCGAVAAAIDTVNGEGHLEGDISSLVRDVEAAVRATPADSDPDAFFAACVENQVRRTAAMLLERSDIVRDAVEGHGVQIVTAVYDLETGQVNRID; encoded by the coding sequence ATGGTTAATACATCTGGGGGAACGAACCCGGTCGAAGAACCGGCCAGAATGTCCCGGCGTCGCCTTTTCGGATTAGGAGCGGCCGCCACCGCCGGGCTAGCGCTGGCGTCCTTCGCCGCCGCGTCCCCGGTATCCGGACAAACCTCCCCACCAGGAACGACGTCGCCAGCCGGCCACCCCGCCGATGCCACGGAAGCCTGGCGACTACTCACTGAGGGAAATGCCCGATTCGTCCAGGGGCAGCCGAGTCATCCCCATCAGGACGAATCCTGGCGCGATTCCCTGGTCGAAGGACAGAACCCCTTCGCGACCGTTCTCGGCTGTGCTGACTCGCGAGTCCCACCGGAAGTTCTTTTCGACCAGGGATTCGGTGACCTGTTCACCATCCGCTCCGCAGGCGAAGTACTCGATGACGCTGTCGTCGGCAGTATCGAATACGGCGTCGAACACGTGGGCACCCCGCTCGTCGTGATCCTGGGCCACGCCCAGTGCGGCGCAGTCGCCGCCGCCATCGACACCGTCAACGGCGAGGGCCACCTCGAGGGCGACATCAGTTCGCTGGTCCGCGACGTGGAGGCCGCAGTCCGCGCCACCCCGGCCGACTCCGACCCGGACGCCTTCTTCGCCGCCTGCGTCGAGAACCAGGTCCGGCGCACCGCCGCCATGCTCCTGGAACGCTCCGACATCGTCCGGGACGCGGTCGAGGGTCACGGCGTGCAGATCGTCACCGCCGTCTACGACCTCGAGACCGGGCAGGTCAACCGCATCGACTGA
- a CDS encoding LLM class F420-dependent oxidoreductase encodes MRLGLNLGYWGMGNDHQNLALAVEADRLGYDVVWVAEAYGSDAPSVLAWVGARTERIGLGSAVMQIPARTPAATAMTAATLDTLSQGRFRLGLGVSGPQVSEGWHGVRFAKPLGRTREYVDIVRTALRRERLSYAGEHYRLPLPDGPGAALKLTVHPVREEIPVYLASIGPKNTELAGEIADGWLAVFFSPEHAGEQLGYLAEGRQRVGKDLAGFDIAPTVPICPGDDWRACADAIRGYAALYVGGMGSRKQNFYKDLVIRMGFADAAEEVQRRYLERDHAGAMAALPVEFLDAIALLGPVERIADRMQAFAQAGVTTLSLVPMLQDPTRGVETLRLAVEALELAGVCK; translated from the coding sequence GTGCGACTTGGGCTGAACCTTGGGTATTGGGGCATGGGCAACGACCACCAGAACCTGGCGCTGGCGGTCGAGGCCGATCGATTGGGCTACGACGTGGTCTGGGTGGCGGAGGCGTACGGGTCGGACGCGCCCAGCGTGCTCGCCTGGGTCGGCGCGAGAACGGAACGAATCGGACTGGGCAGCGCCGTGATGCAGATCCCGGCGCGTACCCCGGCGGCCACCGCGATGACCGCTGCGACCCTGGACACGCTGTCGCAGGGCAGATTCCGACTGGGCCTGGGCGTCTCCGGTCCGCAGGTGTCCGAGGGATGGCATGGCGTGCGTTTCGCCAAGCCGTTGGGCCGGACCAGGGAATACGTGGACATCGTCCGCACGGCACTGCGCCGCGAGCGACTGAGCTATGCCGGGGAGCACTACCGCCTGCCGCTGCCGGACGGACCCGGTGCGGCCCTGAAGCTCACTGTGCATCCGGTGCGGGAGGAGATCCCGGTCTACCTGGCGAGCATCGGGCCCAAGAACACCGAACTCGCCGGGGAGATCGCCGACGGGTGGCTGGCGGTGTTCTTCTCCCCGGAGCATGCCGGCGAGCAACTCGGTTATCTGGCAGAGGGCAGGCAACGAGTGGGCAAGGATCTCGCCGGTTTCGATATCGCCCCCACCGTCCCGATCTGCCCCGGCGACGACTGGCGAGCGTGCGCGGACGCGATCCGCGGCTATGCGGCGCTGTATGTGGGCGGGATGGGCAGCCGCAAGCAGAACTTCTACAAGGACCTCGTGATCCGGATGGGCTTCGCCGACGCCGCCGAGGAGGTCCAGCGCCGCTACCTGGAACGGGATCACGCCGGAGCCATGGCGGCCCTGCCGGTGGAGTTCCTGGACGCGATCGCGCTGCTCGGTCCGGTCGAGCGGATAGCAGACCGCATGCAGGCGTTCGCGCAGGCGGGGGTCACCACACTGTCTCTCGTTCCGATGCTGCAAGATCCGACGCGGGGAGTCGAAACCCTTCGTCTTGCCGTCGAGGCTCTTGAGCTAGCGGGAGTATGTAAGTGA
- a CDS encoding undecaprenyl-diphosphate phosphatase, whose protein sequence is MTWIEALVLGLVQGLTEFLPVSSSGHLRIVSEFFFQEDAGASFTAVTQLGTEAAVLIYFAKDIGRLFMVWLRGFRDPSVRSTPDYKLAWYVIIGTIPIGVLGLLFADQIRTTARNLWLIGTTLIVFGVLLGLAEYLGRQRREMSQLTLKDGIIMGFAQSMALIPGVSRSGGTITAGLFLGLNRPTAVRFSFLLAIPAVVASGLSELPEVFETGGPGLQPSGAQMLVATLVAGAVGYAIIAWLMKYVERHSVYLFVWYRIALGLLVLGLLSFGVISPV, encoded by the coding sequence GTGACGTGGATCGAAGCCCTGGTCCTCGGACTGGTCCAGGGGCTCACGGAATTTCTTCCGGTCTCCTCCTCCGGACATCTTCGGATCGTCTCGGAGTTCTTCTTCCAGGAGGACGCAGGCGCCTCCTTCACCGCCGTCACCCAGTTGGGAACCGAGGCGGCGGTGTTGATCTATTTCGCGAAGGACATCGGTCGGCTGTTCATGGTGTGGTTGCGGGGCTTCCGTGATCCCAGCGTGCGCTCGACGCCCGATTACAAGCTGGCCTGGTACGTGATTATCGGCACGATCCCCATCGGCGTGCTGGGCCTGCTCTTCGCCGATCAGATCCGGACGACCGCACGAAACCTGTGGTTGATCGGCACGACGCTCATCGTGTTCGGTGTGTTGTTGGGCCTCGCCGAGTATCTGGGCAGGCAGCGCCGAGAGATGAGCCAATTGACGCTCAAGGACGGGATCATCATGGGCTTCGCCCAGTCGATGGCCTTGATTCCTGGTGTGTCCCGATCCGGCGGCACCATCACCGCGGGTCTGTTCCTCGGTCTGAACCGGCCTACCGCGGTGCGGTTCTCCTTCCTGCTCGCCATTCCGGCAGTGGTGGCATCCGGACTCTCGGAGCTACCCGAGGTGTTCGAGACCGGCGGTCCCGGACTGCAGCCGAGCGGCGCGCAGATGTTGGTCGCCACACTGGTGGCGGGCGCGGTCGGGTACGCGATCATCGCGTGGTTGATGAAGTACGTCGAACGACACAGCGTGTACCTGTTCGTCTGGTATCGGATCGCGTTGGGCCTGTTGGTGTTGGGTCTGCTCTCCTTCGGGGTGATCAGCCCGGTCTGA
- a CDS encoding MarR family winged helix-turn-helix transcriptional regulator, with protein sequence MSTQDQPRSSLSSDEAIRAMLLLMPRVAARLKRIPIPERLQSFNLAPRHLSLLSYLLFDGPMPVNQLAARLEVAPTTVSLMVSDLTGRGVLERHADPDDGRRTIVAITRDEQTRAAIDGWLANGANAWRSAFAPLSAEDRAMFVRTIEAYERGTTGELN encoded by the coding sequence ATGTCGACGCAGGATCAGCCGAGGTCGAGTCTCAGCTCGGACGAGGCGATCCGGGCCATGCTGCTGTTGATGCCCCGTGTGGCGGCCCGGCTCAAGCGCATCCCGATCCCCGAGCGCCTGCAATCCTTCAATCTCGCCCCGCGCCATCTCTCCCTGCTGTCCTATCTGTTGTTCGACGGCCCGATGCCGGTCAACCAACTGGCCGCCCGTTTGGAGGTCGCCCCGACCACGGTGAGCCTGATGGTCAGCGACCTGACCGGCCGAGGCGTCCTGGAGCGGCATGCCGACCCCGATGACGGCCGACGGACCATCGTGGCGATCACCCGGGACGAGCAGACGCGAGCGGCCATCGACGGCTGGTTGGCCAACGGGGCGAACGCCTGGCGTTCGGCGTTCGCACCGCTCTCGGCCGAGGACCGGGCGATGTTCGTCAGGACGATCGAGGCCTACGAGCGTGGCACCACCGGCGAGCTGAATTAG
- a CDS encoding serine hydrolase domain-containing protein translates to MTKVHSLPAILLVSSVLAACGSPDAGAVPEPVDRVSDAGLQAAVDQLVDGDMATGALVRFRDGDETWTGAAGVADRVEGGEVDPLGYFRIGSVTKTFVATVALQLVDERRLALDDPIETHLPGLVPNGDQMTVRQILDHSSGIYDYANEEHLSTNRWRGDARFDTYEPAELVQVAVDHGPYFEPWEQGWQYSNTNYVIAAMLIEQITGRPYGHEVQQRILEPLGLTDTSVPGIEPGLPDPHARGYIIVDGQPVDATEMNPSLDWAAGEMISTAEDLDRYLTALLGGELLSAETLAAMRTTVDTGTAFAYGLGYQEIELPCGVTLGGHSGQLIGYLTYAVQSEDGRTLVLSYNPGETPTDPTALLGLFGIAFCES, encoded by the coding sequence ATGACCAAGGTGCACAGTCTCCCTGCAATTCTGCTTGTCTCCTCCGTGCTCGCAGCCTGCGGTAGCCCCGACGCGGGCGCGGTACCCGAGCCGGTCGATCGAGTATCCGATGCCGGGTTGCAGGCGGCCGTCGACCAACTGGTGGACGGCGATATGGCCACCGGAGCACTCGTCCGTTTCCGCGACGGCGACGAGACCTGGACCGGCGCGGCCGGGGTCGCCGATCGAGTCGAGGGCGGCGAGGTCGATCCGCTCGGATACTTCCGAATCGGCAGTGTCACCAAGACCTTCGTCGCCACCGTTGCCCTTCAGCTCGTCGACGAACGGCGGTTGGCACTCGACGACCCGATCGAGACCCATCTGCCCGGTCTCGTGCCGAATGGCGACCAGATGACCGTGCGGCAGATCCTCGACCACAGCAGCGGTATCTACGACTACGCCAACGAGGAGCACCTCTCGACCAACCGGTGGCGCGGTGACGCCCGATTCGACACCTACGAGCCGGCCGAACTGGTCCAGGTCGCCGTCGATCACGGGCCGTACTTCGAACCGTGGGAACAGGGCTGGCAGTACTCCAACACCAACTACGTGATCGCCGCGATGCTCATCGAGCAGATCACCGGTCGACCCTACGGTCACGAGGTCCAGCAGCGGATCCTCGAGCCGCTAGGCCTTACCGACACCAGCGTCCCCGGGATCGAGCCCGGCCTTCCCGACCCACACGCCCGCGGCTACATCATCGTGGACGGGCAGCCCGTCGATGCCACCGAGATGAACCCCTCGCTGGACTGGGCCGCAGGCGAGATGATCTCTACCGCCGAGGACCTCGACCGCTACCTCACCGCCTTGCTCGGCGGCGAACTGCTCAGCGCGGAGACGCTGGCGGCGATGCGCACCACCGTCGACACCGGAACCGCCTTCGCCTACGGACTCGGCTACCAGGAGATCGAACTGCCCTGCGGGGTCACCCTGGGTGGGCACAGCGGGCAACTCATCGGCTACCTCACCTACGCCGTGCAATCCGAGGACGGCCGAACCCTCGTGCTGTCCTACAACCCCGGAGAGACCCCGACCGATCCGACTGCGCTGCTCGGGTTGTTCGGCATAGCCTTCTGCGAGAGCTGA
- a CDS encoding histidine phosphatase family protein yields MATVILLRHARSTANGAGVLAGRTPGVGLHDIGIGQATELVSRLSDVPLAEVITSPLQRCHDTLRPLVSERGIEPVIEPRLAEVDYGAWTGRTLGDLAKEDLWSVVQQQPSAAVFPEGEGLAQVQARSVAAIREHDRRITAEHGSDAVWLACSHGDVIKAILADALGTHLDGFQRIVVDPASLSVVRYTALRPFVIRVNDNNGDLSALLPAEKADKQVGDETDAVIGGSTGP; encoded by the coding sequence ATGGCCACTGTGATCCTGCTTCGGCACGCCAGGTCCACCGCGAACGGAGCGGGCGTGCTCGCCGGGCGCACACCGGGTGTGGGTCTGCACGACATCGGTATCGGACAGGCCACCGAGCTGGTCTCCAGGTTGTCCGATGTCCCCTTGGCCGAGGTGATCACCTCGCCGCTGCAGCGCTGCCACGACACCCTGCGGCCGCTGGTGTCAGAGCGCGGGATCGAGCCGGTGATCGAACCCAGGCTGGCCGAGGTCGATTACGGTGCCTGGACCGGCCGTACCTTGGGTGACCTGGCCAAGGAAGACCTGTGGTCGGTGGTGCAACAACAGCCGTCGGCGGCGGTGTTCCCCGAGGGCGAGGGCCTGGCCCAGGTGCAGGCCCGCTCCGTGGCCGCCATCCGAGAGCACGATCGACGGATCACGGCGGAGCACGGTAGCGACGCGGTCTGGTTGGCGTGCAGCCACGGCGATGTGATCAAGGCGATCCTCGCCGACGCGCTCGGCACCCATCTCGACGGCTTCCAACGCATCGTCGTCGACCCCGCCTCGCTGAGCGTCGTGCGATACACCGCGCTGCGTCCCTTCGTGATCCGCGTCAACGACAACAACGGCGACCTCTCGGCGTTGCTGCCCGCTGAGAAGGCGGATAAACAGGTCGGCGACGAGACCGACGCGGTGATCGGCGGATCGACCGGGCCCTGA
- a CDS encoding NAD(P)H-dependent oxidoreductase: MNVLWIYAHPEARSLNGALRDEGLRTLTGLGHRHRQSDLYAMGWNAVVDHADFDQDPDTRLVVGAESKRAYESGGLSADIRREHEKIDWADTIVFQFPLWWFGMPAILKGWFDRVFVKGFAYGVREPNGRTARYGAGTLAGKRAMIIVTAGGGESAFSPRGINGDLDELLFPIQHGTFWYAGLTVLPPLAVFGADRLSEADYEAAAEALRERLQTLDDTPAIAYRKQNTGDYDDDHVLLPDRAAGQRGLSVHRVPQA, from the coding sequence ATGAATGTTCTGTGGATCTATGCCCATCCCGAGGCGCGCTCGCTCAACGGCGCATTGCGCGATGAAGGCCTACGCACACTCACCGGCCTCGGACATCGACATCGCCAGTCGGACCTGTACGCGATGGGGTGGAATGCCGTGGTCGACCACGCCGACTTCGATCAAGACCCCGACACCCGGCTGGTCGTGGGTGCGGAGTCCAAGCGCGCCTACGAATCGGGTGGCTTGAGCGCGGACATCCGGCGTGAACACGAGAAGATCGACTGGGCCGACACGATCGTCTTCCAGTTCCCACTGTGGTGGTTCGGTATGCCCGCGATCCTCAAAGGCTGGTTCGACCGCGTCTTCGTCAAGGGTTTCGCCTATGGCGTTCGGGAACCGAACGGACGCACCGCCCGCTATGGCGCGGGCACCCTGGCAGGCAAACGGGCCATGATCATCGTTACGGCGGGCGGCGGCGAATCGGCATTCAGCCCACGAGGGATCAACGGTGACCTCGATGAACTGCTGTTTCCCATCCAGCACGGCACGTTCTGGTACGCAGGCCTCACGGTCCTCCCGCCGCTGGCCGTGTTCGGCGCCGACCGCCTGAGCGAGGCGGACTACGAGGCGGCCGCCGAGGCACTACGCGAACGGCTGCAGACCCTCGATGACACCCCCGCCATTGCCTACCGGAAGCAGAACACGGGCGACTACGACGACGACCACGTCCTGCTCCCGGATCGCGCAGCCGGCCAACGGGGGTTGTCGGTGCACCGTGTTCCGCAGGCCTGA